One window of uncultured Trichococcus sp. genomic DNA carries:
- the rpmG gene encoding 50S ribosomal protein L33: MRLNITLECTECKERNYLTKKNKRNNPDRLEVKKYCPRERRVTLHRETK, encoded by the coding sequence ATGCGGTTAAATATTACATTGGAATGTACGGAGTGTAAAGAACGTAATTACTTAACAAAGAAAAACAAACGTAACAACCCGGACCGTCTTGAAGTGAAAAAATATTGTCCACGTGAAAGACGCGTGACTTTGCATCGTGAAACAAAATAA
- a CDS encoding 5-formyltetrahydrofolate cyclo-ligase, protein MKERIRKEMLGKLRDLPSRERLRMENELTKAVCSSREWKASKTIGVTWSNFPEIDTHKIIVKGLEEGKRMVVPYSGKDRVMTFHEYLPDTAMLRSKFGIMEPADKSNPVPPQEIDLLLVPGLAFSETGYRIGFGGGYYDRYLASYDGQTLSMLFPFQLFKDPDWEIEAFDVPVQKLLTAVF, encoded by the coding sequence ATGAAAGAACGGATAAGAAAAGAAATGCTTGGGAAATTGAGGGATTTGCCTTCCCGGGAGCGGCTCCGGATGGAGAATGAGTTGACGAAAGCAGTCTGCTCCAGCCGCGAGTGGAAAGCATCGAAGACGATCGGCGTCACCTGGTCCAATTTTCCTGAAATCGATACGCATAAAATCATCGTAAAGGGGCTAGAGGAAGGCAAGCGGATGGTCGTTCCCTATTCCGGCAAGGACCGTGTGATGACTTTTCATGAATATTTGCCGGATACCGCCATGTTGAGGAGCAAATTCGGCATCATGGAACCTGCCGATAAGAGCAACCCGGTCCCGCCCCAAGAAATCGACCTGCTGCTTGTTCCTGGATTGGCGTTTTCGGAAACGGGTTATCGCATCGGGTTCGGCGGCGGCTACTATGATCGCTATCTGGCCTCGTATGATGGTCAGACCCTGTCGATGCTGTTCCCGTTCCAATTGTTCAAGGATCCGGATTGGGAAATCGAAGCTTTTGATGTACCGGTCCAAAAGTTGTTGACGGCAGTATTCTAG